From Molothrus ater isolate BHLD 08-10-18 breed brown headed cowbird chromosome 8, BPBGC_Mater_1.1, whole genome shotgun sequence, a single genomic window includes:
- the SLC18A3 gene encoding vesicular acetylcholine transporter codes for MSEAGGAGRARAAVERLSEAVGERRRRLGTAMGEARRQRRLLLMVVCVALLLDNMLYMVIVPIIPDYLAAMRGGGGTAGPSAPAGGNGSGGGNRSLLPARYPPATGTNEDVQIGVLFASKAMLQLLVNPLSGTLIDRVGYEAPLLAGLAVLFLSTATFAFAENYATLFVARSLQGLGSAFADTAGIALIADRYAEEPARSRALGTALACISFGSLAAPPFGGVLYEFAGKRVPFLVLACVCLLDGLMLLVLAPPGGTGARANMPVGTPIHRLMIDPYIAVVAGALATCNIPLAFLEPTIANWMKDSMGASEWEVGLTWLPAFFPHVLGVYVTVQLAAAYPHLQWFYGALGMAIIGASSCLVPACRNFGQVIIPLCGICFGIALVDTALLPTLAFLVDVRHVSVYGSVYAIADISYCVAYALGPIVAGQIVHTMGFAQLNLGMGLANVLYAPVLLFLKNVCQMKPSHSERNILLEEGPKGLYDTIKMEERKGMGKSLQPAGEMDENAMGSYHRDLKGVSEEDSSDYEYS; via the coding sequence ATGTCGGAGGCGGGGGGCGCGGGCCGGGCTCGGGCCGCCGTGGAGCGGCTCTCGGAGGCGGTgggcgagcggcggcggcggctgggCACCGCCATGGGGGAGGCacggcggcagcggcggctgCTGCTGATGGTGGTGTGCGTGGCGCTGCTGCTGGACAACATGCTCTACATGGTTATCGTGCCCATCATCCCCGACTACCTCGCGGCTATGCGCGGCGGCGGGGGCACAGCCGGCCCGTCCGCGCCCGCGGGGGGCAacgggagcggcggcggcaaCCGGAGCCTTCTGCCTGCGCGGTACCCGCCGGCCACGGGGACCAACGAGGACGTGCAGATCGGGGTGCTGTTCGCCTCCAAAGccatgctgcagctgctggtgaaTCCCCTCAGCGGCACACTCATCGACCGCGTGGGCTACGAGGCACCGCTGCTGGCCGGGCTGGCCGTCCTGTTCCTCTCCACCGCCACCTTCGCCTTCGCCGAGAACTACGCGACGCTGTTCGTGGCGCGCAgtctgcaggggctgggctctgcctttgCAGACACGGCCGGCATCGCCCTCATCGCTGACCGCTACGCCGAGGAGCCGGCGCGGAGCCGCGCCCTGGGCACGGCGCTGGCCTGCATCTCCTTCGGCAGCCTGGCCGCCCCCCCCTTCGGCGGCGTCCTCTACGAGTTCGCGGGCAAGCGGGTGCCCTTCCTGGTGCTGGCCTGCGTCTGCCTCCTCGACGGGCTGATGCTGCTGGTCCTGGCGCCGCCCGGTGGCACCGGGGCACGGGCCAACATGCCTGTGGGCACCCCCATACACCGCCTCATGATTGACCCCTACATTGCCGTGGTGGCAGGGGCCCTGGCCACCTGCAACATCCCCCTGGCCTTCCTGGAGCCCACCATCGCCAACTGGATGAAGGATTCCATGGGGGCCAGCGAGTGGGAGGTGGGCCTCACCTGGCTGCCCGCCTTCTTCCCCCACGTGCTGGGTGTCTACGTCACCGTCCAGCTGGCTGCTGCGTACCCACACCTGCAGTGGTTTTACGGGGCCCTGGGCATGGCCATCATCggtgccagctcctgcctggtgcCCGCCTGCAGGAATTTCGGGCAGGTCATCATTCCCCTCTGTGGCATCTGCTTCGGCATCGCCCTGgtggacacagccctgctgcccaccctggctTTCCTGGTGGACGTGCGACACGTCTCTGTCTATGGCAGTGTCTATGCCATTGCAGACATCTCCTACTGTGTGGCATATGCCCTGGGGCCCATCGTGGCCGGCCAGATTGTGCACACCATGGGCTTTGCGCAGCTCAACCTGGGCATGGGGCTTGCCAACGTGCTTTATGCCCCTGTCCTTCTCTTCCTCAAAAATGTCTGCCAAATGAAACCTTCTCACTCGGAGAGGAACATCCTCCTTGAAGAAGGACCTAAGGGACTCTATGACACCATCAAAATGGAGGAGCGCAAAGGCATGGGCAAAAGCCTCCAGCCAGCGGGCGAGATGGATGAGAACGCCATGGGCTCTTACCACAGAGACCTGAAAGGGGTGTCTGAGGAGGACTCATCCGACTATGAGTACAGTTAG